A genome region from Trichocoleus sp. includes the following:
- a CDS encoding single-stranded DNA-binding protein, giving the protein MNNCILMAEVVQDPQLRYTPDNQTPVTEMWVQFSGIREEDPPSKLKVVGWGNLAQEIQERYHVGDRVIVEGRLNINTVDRPEGFKEKRAELTAQRLHLLGADASLTSTTVPTASTASTASTPSAAPSAAPASPAAKPAAKSASARSTAEAAKTPAYTPAPDPVDYDEIPF; this is encoded by the coding sequence ATGAACAACTGCATCCTAATGGCGGAGGTCGTTCAAGACCCACAGCTGCGCTACACCCCAGACAATCAAACGCCTGTAACTGAAATGTGGGTGCAGTTTTCAGGCATCCGGGAAGAAGATCCGCCCTCCAAGCTAAAAGTTGTGGGTTGGGGAAATTTGGCACAAGAGATCCAAGAACGCTATCACGTTGGCGATCGGGTCATTGTGGAAGGACGGTTGAATATCAACACCGTCGACCGTCCAGAAGGCTTCAAGGAAAAACGAGCCGAACTGACTGCCCAACGGCTCCATCTTCTGGGTGCAGATGCCAGCCTCACCTCAACCACAGTCCCAACTGCCTCCACTGCCTCCACTGCCTCCACTCCTAGCGCTGCTCCTAGTGCTGCTCCTGCTAGCCCAGCCGCCAAGCCTGCTGCAAAATCGGCTTCTGCTCGCTCCACCGCCGAAGCTGCCAAAACGCCTGCTTATACACCCGCTCCTGATCCAGTAGACTACGACGAAATTCCGTTCTAA
- a CDS encoding GNAT family N-acetyltransferase produces MVLTVRRALRQEMAWINDRYDEAGFKRANFDGEVIAIAELDGERAGLGRLIKLDERTAELGGIYVVPNFRKQGVATKTLEFLLKEAESYHIVYCSPSTTMQDFYGSYGFAPPSLDFSISPDVKDKLSGYHRTTEDAVQLLVRLQP; encoded by the coding sequence ATGGTACTTACGGTTCGTAGGGCACTCCGTCAAGAAATGGCTTGGATTAACGATCGCTATGATGAGGCTGGCTTTAAGCGTGCCAACTTTGATGGTGAGGTGATTGCAATTGCGGAGCTAGATGGAGAGCGAGCCGGGTTAGGGCGTTTGATTAAGCTTGATGAACGTACCGCAGAACTTGGCGGCATCTATGTTGTGCCAAATTTTCGCAAGCAGGGAGTCGCTACCAAAACGCTAGAATTCTTGCTGAAAGAGGCAGAGAGCTACCATATTGTTTACTGCTCACCTTCTACCACGATGCAAGATTTTTATGGCAGCTATGGCTTTGCGCCACCCAGCTTGGACTTTTCAATCTCACCCGACGTCAAAGACAAGCTCAGTGGATATCACCGCACGACTGAAGACGCAGTACAATTACTCGTCCGACTTCAGCCATAA
- a CDS encoding mannose-1-phosphate guanyltransferase: protein MRAVLMAGGSGTRLRPLTCDLPKPMVPILNRPIAQHIINLLRRHRITEVIATLHYLPDVMRDYFQDGSEFGVQMTYAVEEDQPLGTAGCVRNVAELLDETFVVISGDCITDFDLSAAIRFHKERRSKATLVLASVPNPIEFGVVITDEQRRIVRFLEKPSSSEIFSDTVNTGTYILEPEVLDYLPLNQETDFSKDLFPLLLEKGEPMYGFVADGYWCDVGHLDAYREAQYAALYQKVKLEFDYLERSPGIWVGQNTYIDPSAHIDPPALIGHNCRIAARAQISSGTVIGDNVSIGTDANLKRPIIWNGVIVGEEAHLRACVAARGTRFDRRANVLEGAIVGSLSTVGEESLVSPNVRIWPSKRIEPGATLNMNLIWGHAAHRNLFGQRGVSGLANVDITPEFAVRLGAAFGSTLKPGAQVVVSRDQRAIARMVSRSLIAGLMSVGINVQNLEATAIPVSRTVTPTFAVAAGIHVRVHPDRSDHILIEFFDSKGINLSKAREKKIEGAYFKEDFRRAQIQEIGNVVHAPQANEIYSATFERLLNAIAMRNGNAKVVIDYVYAVSGAVLPQILGKFGCDAVVLNASLSHMVPSSADREVLLNQLGHVVEALKANLGVQVAANGEQLILVDESGNTIRGEMLTALMVHMMLMDHPRGTVVVPVNASSVVEQIARRHDGRVIRTKASPTALMEACHTNPNVVLGGSGDTGFIFPQLHPGFDAMFCIAKLIELLSLQQQDAYGTPRTLGQIRAELPRVSHRSLTVRCPWAVKGTLMRHLVETHSPDSLDLTDGVKIFSPHYDSWVLVLPDAGEPLVHLYADSHDRGWVDETLREYRAYVQGFVDQTHGIEENAMELVE from the coding sequence ATGAGAGCAGTGCTGATGGCGGGTGGCTCAGGGACAAGACTTCGACCCTTGACCTGTGACCTGCCCAAGCCGATGGTTCCCATCCTGAATCGCCCGATCGCCCAACACATCATTAACCTGTTGCGGCGGCATCGTATTACAGAGGTGATCGCTACACTGCACTATCTGCCTGATGTGATGCGGGATTACTTTCAGGACGGCAGCGAGTTTGGCGTGCAAATGACCTATGCCGTTGAAGAAGACCAACCGCTGGGAACGGCAGGCTGCGTTCGCAATGTCGCCGAACTGCTAGACGAAACCTTTGTTGTTATTAGCGGTGATTGCATTACCGATTTTGACCTTTCCGCCGCAATTCGCTTTCACAAGGAACGACGATCAAAAGCAACCCTTGTGCTTGCCAGCGTTCCCAACCCGATCGAATTTGGCGTCGTCATTACCGATGAACAGCGCCGGATTGTGCGCTTTTTAGAAAAGCCTTCCAGCAGCGAAATCTTTTCGGATACTGTCAACACAGGGACTTACATTCTAGAACCCGAAGTGTTGGATTATTTGCCACTAAACCAGGAAACCGATTTCTCGAAAGATCTGTTCCCGCTGCTGCTCGAAAAAGGTGAGCCAATGTATGGTTTTGTGGCAGATGGTTACTGGTGCGATGTCGGACATCTTGATGCCTATCGGGAAGCACAATATGCGGCGCTTTATCAAAAGGTAAAGCTGGAGTTTGACTACCTCGAGCGATCGCCCGGAATCTGGGTGGGGCAAAACACCTATATCGACCCCTCTGCCCATATTGACCCGCCTGCCTTAATCGGACATAACTGCCGCATTGCTGCCCGTGCTCAAATCTCATCTGGAACGGTAATTGGCGACAACGTCAGCATTGGCACAGATGCCAATCTCAAGCGCCCAATTATCTGGAATGGTGTGATTGTTGGAGAAGAGGCACATCTTCGGGCTTGCGTGGCTGCGAGAGGCACCCGGTTTGATCGGCGGGCAAATGTGCTGGAAGGGGCGATCGTTGGGTCTTTGTCTACCGTTGGCGAAGAATCTTTGGTGAGTCCAAATGTGCGAATCTGGCCCAGCAAGCGAATTGAGCCAGGGGCAACCCTTAACATGAACCTGATTTGGGGACATGCGGCGCATCGAAACTTATTTGGTCAGCGAGGCGTTTCCGGGTTAGCCAATGTCGATATCACGCCTGAATTTGCCGTTCGGTTAGGGGCAGCTTTTGGCTCAACGCTGAAGCCTGGGGCACAGGTGGTTGTCTCTCGCGATCAACGAGCGATTGCGCGGATGGTCTCTCGATCGCTGATTGCCGGGCTGATGTCTGTTGGCATTAATGTCCAAAATTTAGAAGCAACGGCAATTCCCGTTTCTCGAACGGTTACCCCAACCTTTGCAGTTGCAGCGGGTATCCATGTCCGGGTGCATCCCGATCGATCGGATCATATCTTGATTGAGTTTTTTGACAGTAAGGGCATTAATTTATCCAAGGCAAGGGAAAAGAAAATTGAAGGCGCTTATTTCAAAGAAGATTTCCGGCGAGCACAGATTCAGGAAATCGGGAATGTGGTACATGCTCCTCAAGCGAATGAAATCTACAGTGCCACCTTCGAGCGACTGTTGAATGCAATTGCCATGCGGAATGGCAACGCTAAGGTTGTGATTGACTATGTTTACGCTGTTTCTGGAGCAGTGCTGCCGCAAATTCTGGGCAAGTTTGGCTGTGATGCCGTTGTGCTCAATGCCAGCTTAAGCCACATGGTTCCTTCTAGCGCCGATCGAGAAGTGCTGCTCAATCAGTTGGGGCATGTAGTTGAAGCATTAAAGGCAAATTTGGGGGTTCAGGTTGCTGCCAATGGCGAACAGTTAATTTTGGTGGATGAGTCAGGCAATACGATCCGGGGCGAAATGCTGACAGCGCTGATGGTTCACATGATGCTGATGGATCACCCCAGAGGAACGGTTGTGGTTCCGGTGAATGCTTCTAGTGTGGTCGAGCAGATTGCGCGTCGTCATGATGGTCGGGTCATTCGCACCAAAGCCAGCCCAACTGCGTTGATGGAAGCCTGCCATACAAACCCAAATGTAGTGCTAGGCGGCAGCGGTGACACTGGGTTTATCTTCCCGCAATTGCACCCCGGATTCGATGCCATGTTCTGCATTGCCAAGCTGATTGAATTACTCTCGCTGCAGCAGCAAGACGCTTACGGGACACCCCGCACCTTGGGGCAAATTCGGGCAGAGCTGCCTCGCGTTTCTCACCGATCGCTCACGGTGCGCTGTCCCTGGGCAGTGAAAGGAACCCTGATGCGCCACTTAGTAGAGACACATTCACCAGACAGCCTCGACCTGACGGACGGTGTAAAAATATTTAGTCCCCACTATGATAGTTGGGTGCTTGTTTTACCCGACGCCGGGGAGCCGCTGGTTCACCTCTACGCTGATAGCCACGATCGGGGTTGGGTAGATGAAACGTTACGCGAATACCGCGCCTATGTGCAGGGTTTTGTCGATCAAACCCATGGGATTGAAGAAAACGCCATGGAGCTTGTTGAATAA